One Bos taurus isolate L1 Dominette 01449 registration number 42190680 breed Hereford chromosome 3, ARS-UCD2.0, whole genome shotgun sequence DNA window includes the following coding sequences:
- the PEAR1 gene encoding platelet endothelial aggregation receptor 1 isoform X1 has protein sequence MSPPLRALLLLALELGLAATLNPKDPNTCSFWESFTTTTKESLSRPFSLLPSEPCSRPWESPHTCPRPTVVYRTVYRQVVKTEHRMRLQCCRGFYESRGACVPLCAQECVHGRCVAPNQCQCVQDWRGDDCSSACAPGVWGPKCDKPCNCGNSSSCDPKSGACSCPSGLQPPHCLQPCSPGLYGPACQFSCQCHGAPCNPQTGACLCPPERTGPTCEVSCSPSSVGFSCPSTPPCQNGGVFQASQDSCSCPPGWTGTICSLPCPEGFHGPNCSQECRCHNGGLCDRFTGQCRCAPGYTGDRCREECPVGRFGQDCAETCDCAPGARCFPANGACLCEHGFTGDRCAERLCPDGLYGLSCQVPCTCDPEHSLSCHPMSGECSCLPGWAGLHCNESCPQDTHGPGCQEHCLCLHGGVCQPDSGLCRCAPGYTGPHCASLCPPDTYGVNCSQRCSCENAIACSPIDGTCVCKEGWQRGNCSVPCPPGTWGFGCNASCQCAHEAACSPQTGACTCTPGWHGTNCQLPCPKGQFGEGCASRCDCDHADGCDPVHGHCQCQAGWTGTRCHQPCPEGFWGANCSNACACRNGGTCIPKNGNCVCAPGFRGPFCQKSCQPGRYGKRCVPCKCANHSSCHPSNGTCYCLAGWTGPDCSQPCPLGHWGANCAQLCQCRHGGTCHPQDGSCFCPPGWTGHLCLEGCSPGMFGANCSQPCQCGPGERCHPETGACVCPPGHSGAPCRIGSQEPITMMPTPPVAYNSLGAVIGIAVLGSLVVALVALFIGYRHWQKGKEHQHLAVGYSSGRLDGSEYVMPDVPPSYSHYYSNPSYHTLSQCSPNPPPAKKVPGSQLFASLQASERPGGAHGLDNHATLPADWKHRREPPAGPLDRGSSRLDRSYSCSYSNSNGPGPFYSKGPISEEGLGASMASLSSENPYATIRDLPSLLGSPRESSYVEMKGPSSGSPPRQLPQLPDSQRRRHPQPQRDSGTYEQPSPLVHDRDSVGSQPPLPPGLPPGHYDSPKNSHIPVHYDLPPVRHPPSPPVRRQDR, from the exons TGTTGTCTACCGGACCGTGTACCGCCAAGTGGTGAAGACGGAGCACCGGATGCGGCTGCAGTGCTGCCGGGGCTTCTATGAGAGCCGCGGGGCCTGTGTCC CGCTTTGTGCTCAGGAGTGTGTCCATGGCCGCTGTGTGGCACCCAATCAGTGCCAATGTGTGCAAGACTGGCGGGGTGACGACTGCTCCAGTG CTTGTGCCCCAGGAGTGTGGGGGCCGAAGTGTGACAAGCCCTGCAACTGCGGCAACAGCAGCTCCTGTGACCCCAAGAGTGGGGCATGTTCCTGTCCCTCTGGCCTGCAGCCCCCACACTGCCTTCAGCCCTGCTCCCCTGGCCTCTATGgccctgcctgccagttcagCTGCCAGTGCCATGGGGCGCCCTGTAACCCCCAGACCGGAGCCTGCCTCTGCCCCCCAGAGAGAACCGGGCCCAC CTGCGAGGTGTCCTGTTCACCCAGTAGTGTTGGCTTCTCCTGCCCCAGCACTCCGCCTTGCCAAAATGGGGGAGTCTTCCAGGCCTCCCAGGATTCCTGCAGCTGCCCACCTGGATGGACG GGCACCAtctgctccctgccctgccccgaGGGCTTCCATGGACCCAACTGCTCCCAGGAATGTCGCTGTCACAACGGAGGCCTCTGCGACCGATTCACCGGGCAGTGTCGCTGTGCTCCGGGATACACGGGGGACCG GTGCCGCGAGGAGTGCCCCGTGGGCCGCTTCGGGCAGGACTGTGCTGAGACGTGTGACTGCGCCCCGGGCGCCCGCTGTTTCCCGGCCAACGGCGCGTGTCTGTGCGAACACGGCTTCACCGGGGACCGCTGCGCCGAGCGCCTCTGCCCCGACGGCCTCTATGGCCTCAGCTGCCAGGTGCCCTGCACCTGCGACCCGGAACACAGCCTCAG CTGCCACCCGATGAGCGGGGAGTGCTCGTGCCTGCCGGGCTGGGCGGGCCTCCACTGCAACGAGAGCTGCCCGCAGGACACGCACGGGCCGGGCTGCCAGGAGCACTGCCTCTGCCTTCACGGCGGCGTCTGCCAGCCCGACAGCGGCCTCTGCCGGTGCGCGCCCGGCTACACG GGACCGCACTGCGCTAGCCTCTGCCCCCCTGACACCTACGGAGTCAACTGCTCGCAACGCTGCTCCTGCGAAAATGCCATTGCCTGCTCGCCCATCGATGGCACCTGCGTCTGCAAGGAAG GTTGGCAGCGTGGTAACTGCTCTGTGCCCTGCCCGCCTGGAACTTGGGGCTTCGGTTGCAATGCCAGCTGCCAGTGTGCCCATGAGGCAGCCTGCAGTCCCCAGACTGGAGCCTGTACCTGTACCCCTGGGTGGCATGGGACCAACTGCCAGCTCCCCTGCCCG AAGGGGCAGTTTGGTGAAGGCTGTGCCAGTCGCTGTGACTGTGACCATGCTGACGGCTGCGATCCTGTTCACGGACACTGCCAGTGCCAGGCTGGGTGGACAG GTACCCGCTGCCACCAGCCCTGCCCTGAGGGCTTCTGGGGAGCCAACTGCAGCAACGCTTGTGCCTGCAGGAACGGGGGCACCTGCATCCCCAAGAATGGCAACTGCGTCTGTGCACCCGGATTCCGAGGCCCTTTCTGCCAGAAAT CCTGTCAGCCTGGCCGCTACGGCAAACGCTGTGTGCCCTGCAAGTGTGCCAACCATTCCTCCTGTCACCCTTCGAATGGGACCTGCTACTGCCTGGCTGGCTGGACCGGCCCTGACTGCTCTCAAC CATGCCCTTTGGGACACTGGGGAGCCAACTGTGCCCAGCTCTGCCAGTGTCGCCATGGTGGGACCTGCCACCCCCAGGATGGGAGCTGTTTCTGTCCCCCAGGCTGGACCGGACATCTCTGCTTGGAAG GCTGTTCTCCAGGGATGTTTGGTGCCAACTGCTCCCAACCGTGCCAGTGTGGTCCTGGAGAGAGGTGCCACCCAGAGACTGGGGCCTGTGTGTGTCCTCCAGGGCACAGTGGTGCCCCCTGCAGGATCG GAAGCCAGGAGCCGATCACCATGATGCCCACCCCTCCGGTGGCCTATAACTCGCTTGGGGCAGTGATTGGCATCGCAGTGCTGGGGTCCCTGGTGGTGGCCCTGGTGGCGCTGTTCATTGGCTACCGTCACTGGCAAAAGGGCAAGGAGCATCAGCACCTGGCAGTGGGCTACAGCAGCGGACGACTGGACGGCTCTGAGTATGTCATGCCAG ATGTCCCTCCGAGCTACAGTCACTACTACTCCAACCCCAGCTACCACACCCTATCACAGTGCTCACCGAACCCCCCACCCGCTAAGAAG gTTCCAGGCAGTCAGCTCTTTGCCAGCCTCCAGGCCTCTGAGCGACCAGGTGGAGCCCATGGACTTGATAACCATGCCACGCTACCTGCAGACTGGAAGCACCGCCGGGAGCCCCCGGCAGGGCCTCTGGACAGAG GTAGCAGCCGTCTGGACCGAAGCTACAGCTGTAGCTACAGCAACAGTAATGGCCCTGGCCCATTCTACAGTAAAG GACCCATCTCTGaagaggggctgggggccagcaTGGCTTCCCTGAGCAGTGAAAACCCCTATGCCACCATCCGGGACCTGCCCAGCCTGCTAGGGAGCCCCCGGGAGAGCAGCTACGTGGAGATGAAAGGCCCTTCCTCAGGGTCTCCCCCCAGGCAGCTTCCTCAGCTCCCGGACAGCCAGAGGCGGCGACACCCCCAGCCACAGAGAGACAGTGGTACCTATGAGCAGCCCAGCCCTCTGGTCCATG ACCGAGACTCTGTGGGGTCCCAGCCCCCACTGCCCCCGGGCCTGCCTCCTGGACACTATGACTCCCCCAAGAACAGCCACATCCCTGTACACTACGACTTGCCTCCAGTTCGGCACCCCCCCTCACCCCCAGTTCGGCGCCAGGACCGCTGA
- the LRRC71 gene encoding leucine-rich repeat-containing protein 71 isoform X7, producing MVPPRPRVRSAVALCPRTGPPRAVVVERDAEATPPQAGPAGAGESRDPRFSHLQGKPYRVWSCLLAPVRVPRVAADGRGMSGEASAPPATSPRAPRPGIQKSSGAVTKKGDRGAKEKPATVLPPVGEEEPKNPEEYQCTGILEVDFAELCTRWGYTDFPKVVTRPRPQPTFAPSASTSEKPTVDDQRLSGSCSLNSLESKYVFFRPTIQVELEPEDKSVKEIYIRGWKVEERILGIFSKCLPSLSQLQAINLWKVGLTDKTLTTFIALLPLCSSTLRKVSLEGNPLPEQSYHKLMAADSTIAHLSLRNNNIDDHGAQLLGQALSTLHSCNRTLVSLNLGFNHIGDEGAGYIADGLRLNRSLLWLSLAHNRIQDKGALKLAEVLRPFELTHIEVVERRRLLLEKGSQERSRSPSTSRHGDSKTERDKNQLMGVSSFALVEKDKTQTVKTPKGLGKKKEKSGEVVKKEEKSGPGQSPTQGTPRKEDSAKAGKGKVTIPEQKLSKGKGAKTGSKEKRSILMESEHSGQSLDYNRPSKHVC from the exons ATGGTGCCCCCTAGGCCTCGCGTGCGCTCCGCGGTTGCCCTTTGCCCACGGACCGGCCCACCTCGCGCGGTTGTCGTGGAGAGGGACGCGGAGGCGACGCCACCGCAGGCGGGTCCAGCTGGTGCAGGCGAAAGTAGAGACCCTCGATTCAGCCACCTCCAGGGCAAGCCCTACAGAGTCTGGTCCTGCCTCCTCGCCCCCGTGAGGGTCCCCAGAGTCGCTGCGGACGGCAGAGGCATGTCAGGGGAGGCAAGCGCACCACCCGCGACGTCACCCAGGGCCCCGCGTCCTGGGATCCAGAAATCATCGGGTGCAGTGACCAAGAAGGGGGATCGCGGGGCCAAGGAGAAGCCGGCGACCGTCCTGCCGCCGGTGGGCGAGGAGGAGCCCAAAAACCCTG AAGAGTACCAGTGCACTGGCATCCTCGAGGTAGATTTCGCTGAGCTCTGCACGCGGTGGGGCTACACGGACTTCCCTAAAGTGGTCACCCGACCCCGCCCGCAGCCGACCTTCGCCCCCTCGGCCTCTACGTCGGAAAAGCCCACAGTAG ATGATCAGCGGTTGTCGGGGTCCTGCAGCCTCAACAGCCTGGAGAGCAAATACGTGTTCTTCCGGCCCACCATCCAGGTGGAGCTGGAGCCCGAGGACAAGTCGGTGAAGGAAATCTACATTCGCG GTTGGAAGGTTGAGGAGCGGATCCTGGGTATCTTCTCGAAGTGTCTGCCCTCCCTCAGCCAGCTGCAGGCCATCAA CTTGTGGAAAGTGGGGCTGACTGATAAGACCCTGACTACCTTCATCgccctcctgcctctctgctcATCCACGCTCAG GAAGGTGTCTCTGGAGGGGAACCCACTGCCGGAGCAGTCCTACCACAAGCTCATGGCAGCAGACAGCAC GATCGCGCATTTGTCTCTGCGGAACAACAACATCGACGACCACGGGGCGCAGCTCTTGGGTCAGGCTCTGTCTACGCTGCACAGCTGCAACCGGACCCTGGTCTCGCTCAACCTGGGCTTCAACCACATCGGGGACGAGGGCGCGGGCTACATCGCGGAT GGCCTCCGGCTCAATCGCTCCTTGCTCTGGCTGTCCCTGGCCCACAACCGCATCCAGGACAAGGGCGCCCTGAAGCTGGCTGAG GTCCTGCGCCCCTTCGAGCTGACACATATCGAGGTGGTGGAGCGCCGGCGCCTCCTGCTGGAGAAAGGTTCGCAGGAGCGCTCGCGATCG CCTTCCACCTCTCGGCACGGGGACTCCAAAACAGAGCGTGACAAGAATCAGCTGATGGGGGTCAGCAGTTTTGCATTGGTGGAGAAGGACAAGACGCAGACAGTGAAGACACCCAAGGGTCTGGGCAAGAAAAAGGAGAAGTCGGGG GAAGTggtgaagaaagaggagaagTCAGGGCCTGGGCAGTCACCTACACAAGGAACCCCTAGGAAAGAAGACTCCGCAAAGGCAGGCAAGGGGA AGGTAACCATCCCTGAGCAGAAACTAAGCAAGGGAAAGGGGGCCAAGACTGGGAGCAAAGAGAAGCGCAGCATCCTCATGGAGTCTGAG
- the LRRC71 gene encoding leucine-rich repeat-containing protein 71 isoform X3 — protein sequence MVPPRPRVRSAVALCPRTGPPRAVVVERDAEATPPQAGPAGAGESRDPRFSHLQGKPYRVWSCLLAPVRVPRVAADGRGMSGEASAPPATSPRAPRPGIQKSSGAVTKKGDRGAKEKPATVLPPVGEEEPKNPEEYQCTGILEVDFAELCTRWGYTDFPKVVTRPRPQPTFAPSASTSEKPTVDDQRLSGSCSLNSLESKYVFFRPTIQVELEPEDKSVKEIYIRGWKVEERILGIFSKCLPSLSQLQAINLWKVGLTDKTLTTFIALLPLCSSTLRKVSLEGNPLPEQSYHKLMAADSTIAHLSLRNNNIDDHGAQLLGQALSTLHSCNRTLVSLNLGFNHIGDEGAGYIADGLRLNRSLLWLSLAHNRIQDKGALKLAEVLRPFELTHIEVVERRRLLLEKGSQERSRSPSTSRHGDSKTERDKNQLMGVSSFALVEKDKTQTVKTPKGLGKKKEKSGEVVKKEEKSGPGQSPTQGTPRKEDSAKAGKGKVTIPEQKLSKGKGAKTGSKEKRSILMESEVGWEKWGGEHVPGVQAPSPSWDGVSTPVLWQQPLHLACALGPACFLSQPGLAGVTELSAPRLLLGAPFLILASTQSAPQMPSVSLQHTHSCSHSCRGDRALWPCQQLSGGQGVFLIVALPSRCAQQL from the exons ATGGTGCCCCCTAGGCCTCGCGTGCGCTCCGCGGTTGCCCTTTGCCCACGGACCGGCCCACCTCGCGCGGTTGTCGTGGAGAGGGACGCGGAGGCGACGCCACCGCAGGCGGGTCCAGCTGGTGCAGGCGAAAGTAGAGACCCTCGATTCAGCCACCTCCAGGGCAAGCCCTACAGAGTCTGGTCCTGCCTCCTCGCCCCCGTGAGGGTCCCCAGAGTCGCTGCGGACGGCAGAGGCATGTCAGGGGAGGCAAGCGCACCACCCGCGACGTCACCCAGGGCCCCGCGTCCTGGGATCCAGAAATCATCGGGTGCAGTGACCAAGAAGGGGGATCGCGGGGCCAAGGAGAAGCCGGCGACCGTCCTGCCGCCGGTGGGCGAGGAGGAGCCCAAAAACCCTG AAGAGTACCAGTGCACTGGCATCCTCGAGGTAGATTTCGCTGAGCTCTGCACGCGGTGGGGCTACACGGACTTCCCTAAAGTGGTCACCCGACCCCGCCCGCAGCCGACCTTCGCCCCCTCGGCCTCTACGTCGGAAAAGCCCACAGTAG ATGATCAGCGGTTGTCGGGGTCCTGCAGCCTCAACAGCCTGGAGAGCAAATACGTGTTCTTCCGGCCCACCATCCAGGTGGAGCTGGAGCCCGAGGACAAGTCGGTGAAGGAAATCTACATTCGCG GTTGGAAGGTTGAGGAGCGGATCCTGGGTATCTTCTCGAAGTGTCTGCCCTCCCTCAGCCAGCTGCAGGCCATCAA CTTGTGGAAAGTGGGGCTGACTGATAAGACCCTGACTACCTTCATCgccctcctgcctctctgctcATCCACGCTCAG GAAGGTGTCTCTGGAGGGGAACCCACTGCCGGAGCAGTCCTACCACAAGCTCATGGCAGCAGACAGCAC GATCGCGCATTTGTCTCTGCGGAACAACAACATCGACGACCACGGGGCGCAGCTCTTGGGTCAGGCTCTGTCTACGCTGCACAGCTGCAACCGGACCCTGGTCTCGCTCAACCTGGGCTTCAACCACATCGGGGACGAGGGCGCGGGCTACATCGCGGAT GGCCTCCGGCTCAATCGCTCCTTGCTCTGGCTGTCCCTGGCCCACAACCGCATCCAGGACAAGGGCGCCCTGAAGCTGGCTGAG GTCCTGCGCCCCTTCGAGCTGACACATATCGAGGTGGTGGAGCGCCGGCGCCTCCTGCTGGAGAAAGGTTCGCAGGAGCGCTCGCGATCG CCTTCCACCTCTCGGCACGGGGACTCCAAAACAGAGCGTGACAAGAATCAGCTGATGGGGGTCAGCAGTTTTGCATTGGTGGAGAAGGACAAGACGCAGACAGTGAAGACACCCAAGGGTCTGGGCAAGAAAAAGGAGAAGTCGGGG GAAGTggtgaagaaagaggagaagTCAGGGCCTGGGCAGTCACCTACACAAGGAACCCCTAGGAAAGAAGACTCCGCAAAGGCAGGCAAGGGGA AGGTAACCATCCCTGAGCAGAAACTAAGCAAGGGAAAGGGGGCCAAGACTGGGAGCAAAGAGAAGCGCAGCATCCTCATGGAGTCTGAGGTAGGCTGGGAGAAGTGGGGTGGGGAGCACGTCCCTggggtccaggcccccagcccctcctgggaTGGAGTCTCCACTCCTGTCCTGTGGCAGCAGCCACTTCACCTGGCGTGTGCCCTCGGTCCGGCCTGCTTCCTATCCCAGCCTGGGCTTGCAGGGGTAACAGAGCTCAGTGCCCCTCGCCTTCTATTAGGAGCCCCATTTTTGATCCTTGCCTCCACTCAGTCTGCTCCCCAAATGCCATCTGTTAGTCTCCAGCACACTCACAGTTGCTCACACAGTTGCAGAGGGGACAGAGCCCTTTGGCCCTGCCAGCAGCTCTCCGGGGGGCAGGGTGTTTTCCTGATCGTGGCACTGCCCTCACGCTGTGCACAGCAACTTTAG